In Fusobacterium canifelinum, a genomic segment contains:
- the metG gene encoding methionine--tRNA ligase: MKKNFFVSTPIYYVNGDPHVGSAYTTIAADVINRYNKAMGMDTHFVTGLDEHGQKVEQAAEQNGFTPQDWTDKMTPNFKNMWTALDIKYDDFIRTTEDRHKKAVKRILDIVNAKGDIYKGEYEGKYCVSCETFFPENQLNGSNKCPDCGKELTVLKEESYFFKMSKYADALLKHIDEHPDFILPHSRRNEVISFIKQGLQDLSISRNTFTWGIPIDFAPGHITYVWFDALTNYITSAGFENDEKRFDKFWNNSRVVHLIGKDIIRFHAIIWPCMLLSAGIKLPDSIVAHGWWTSEGEKMSKSRGNVVNPYDEIKKYGVDTFRYYLLREANFGTDGDYSTKGIIGRLNSDLANDLGNLLNRTLGMYKKYFNATIVSSSTSEAIDEEIKSMFNDVVKDVEKYMYLFEFSRALETIWRFISRLNKYIDETMPWALAKDEAKKDRLASVMNVLCEGLYKIAFLIAPYMPESAQKISNQLGIDKDITDLKFDDIKEWNIFKEGQKLGEASPIFPRIEIEKEEVVETKKELKIENPIDIKEFNKVEIKVVEILDVDKVEGADKLLKFKVFDGEFERQIISGLAKFYPDFKKLIGEKVLAVANLKFTKLKGEISQGMLLTTEDKNGVSLIRIDKSVQSGAIVS, translated from the coding sequence ATGAAAAAGAATTTTTTTGTAAGTACACCAATATATTATGTAAATGGTGATCCTCATGTAGGTAGTGCATACACAACAATAGCAGCAGATGTTATAAATAGATATAATAAAGCTATGGGAATGGATACACATTTTGTAACAGGGCTTGATGAACATGGTCAAAAAGTAGAACAAGCTGCAGAACAAAATGGTTTTACTCCACAAGATTGGACAGATAAAATGACTCCTAATTTTAAAAATATGTGGACTGCATTAGATATTAAATATGATGATTTTATAAGAACAACAGAAGACAGACATAAAAAAGCAGTAAAAAGAATTTTAGATATTGTCAATGCAAAAGGTGATATATATAAAGGTGAGTATGAAGGAAAATATTGTGTTTCTTGTGAAACTTTCTTTCCAGAAAATCAATTAAATGGAAGTAATAAATGTCCTGATTGTGGAAAAGAGCTTACAGTTTTAAAAGAAGAATCTTATTTCTTCAAAATGTCAAAATATGCAGATGCTTTATTAAAACACATAGATGAACATCCTGACTTTATATTGCCACATTCTCGTAGAAATGAAGTAATTTCCTTTATTAAGCAAGGTTTACAAGATTTATCTATATCAAGAAATACTTTTACTTGGGGAATCCCAATAGATTTTGCACCTGGACATATTACTTATGTTTGGTTTGATGCTTTAACAAACTATATCACATCAGCTGGATTTGAAAATGATGAAAAAAGATTTGATAAATTTTGGAATAATTCAAGAGTAGTTCATTTAATAGGAAAAGATATAATAAGATTTCATGCTATTATTTGGCCTTGTATGCTTTTATCAGCTGGAATTAAATTACCTGACAGTATAGTTGCTCATGGCTGGTGGACATCAGAGGGAGAAAAGATGTCTAAGTCAAGAGGTAATGTTGTAAACCCTTATGATGAAATTAAAAAATATGGTGTAGATACTTTTAGATATTATCTTTTAAGAGAAGCTAACTTTGGAACTGATGGTGATTACTCTACAAAAGGTATAATAGGAAGATTAAATTCAGATTTAGCAAATGATTTAGGAAATTTATTAAATAGAACATTAGGAATGTATAAAAAATATTTTAATGCTACAATAGTTTCTTCTTCAACTTCTGAAGCAATAGATGAAGAAATTAAATCTATGTTTAATGATGTGGTTAAAGATGTTGAAAAATATATGTATCTATTTGAATTTTCAAGAGCATTAGAAACTATTTGGAGATTTATTTCAAGATTAAATAAATATATAGATGAAACTATGCCTTGGGCTTTAGCAAAAGACGAAGCTAAAAAAGATAGACTTGCTTCTGTTATGAATGTTTTATGTGAAGGACTATATAAAATAGCATTTTTGATAGCTCCTTATATGCCTGAATCTGCTCAAAAAATTTCAAATCAATTAGGTATAGATAAAGACATAACTGATTTAAAATTTGATGATATAAAAGAATGGAATATTTTTAAAGAAGGACAAAAACTTGGAGAAGCAAGTCCAATATTCCCAAGAATTGAAATTGAAAAAGAAGAAGTAGTTGAAACTAAAAAAGAATTAAAAATAGAAAACCCAATAGATATTAAAGAATTTAACAAAGTTGAAATAAAGGTTGTTGAAATTTTAGATGTTGATAAGGTTGAAGGAGCAGATAAACTTCTTAAATTCAAAGTTTTTGATGGGGAATTTGAAAGACAAATAATTTCAGGACTTGCAAAATTCTATCCTGACTTTAAAAAATTAATTGGTGAAAAAGTTTTAGCTGTGGCTAATTTAAAATTTACTAAATTAAAAGGTGAAATATCACAAGGAATGTTACTTACAACAGAAGATAAAAATGGAGTTTCTTTAATAAGAATTGATAAATCTGTACAATCAGGAGCTATTGTAAGTTAA
- the galU gene encoding UTP--glucose-1-phosphate uridylyltransferase GalU produces MKKVTKAVIPAAGLGTRVLPATKALPKEMLTIVDKPSLQYIVEELVASGITDIVIITGRNKNSIEDHFDFSYELENTLKNDNKLDLLEKVSHISNIANIYYVRQNMPLGLGHAILKAKSFIGDDPFVIALGDDIIYNTEKPVTKQMIEKYELYGKSIIGCQEVVKEDVSKYGIAKLGNKFDETTFEMLDFLEKPSIEDAPSRMACLGRYLLSGKIFKYLEETKPGKNGEIQLTDGILAMMKDNEEVLSYNFLGKRYDIGSKFGLLKANIEFGLRNEETKKDIKEYLKNLDIDKI; encoded by the coding sequence ATGAAAAAGGTTACTAAGGCTGTTATTCCTGCTGCTGGATTAGGAACAAGAGTTTTACCAGCAACAAAGGCACTGCCAAAAGAAATGCTTACAATAGTTGATAAACCATCTTTACAATACATTGTTGAAGAATTAGTTGCCTCAGGAATAACAGATATTGTAATAATAACTGGAAGAAATAAAAATTCAATAGAAGATCATTTTGATTTTTCTTATGAACTAGAAAATACTTTAAAAAATGATAATAAGTTAGATTTATTAGAAAAAGTTTCACATATTTCAAATATTGCAAATATTTATTATGTAAGACAGAATATGCCACTTGGTTTAGGACATGCAATATTAAAAGCCAAATCTTTTATTGGTGATGATCCCTTTGTTATTGCTTTAGGGGATGATATTATATATAATACTGAAAAACCAGTTACTAAACAGATGATTGAAAAGTATGAACTATATGGAAAAAGTATAATAGGGTGTCAAGAGGTAGTAAAAGAAGATGTTTCTAAATATGGAATAGCAAAATTAGGAAATAAATTTGATGAGACAACTTTTGAAATGTTAGATTTTTTAGAAAAACCTTCTATAGAAGATGCTCCTTCAAGAATGGCTTGTTTAGGTAGGTATCTCCTTTCAGGAAAGATTTTTAAATATTTAGAAGAAACAAAACCAGGGAAGAATGGTGAAATTCAACTAACAGATGGAATACTTGCTATGATGAAAGATAATGAAGAGGTTTTATCATATAATTTTCTTGGAAAAAGATATGATATTGGAAGTAAATTTGGTTTACTAAAAGCTAATATTGAATTTGGACTTAGAAATGAAGAAACAAAAAAGGATATAAAAGAATATTTAAAAAATTTAGATATAGATAAAATATAA
- a CDS encoding TetR/AcrR family transcriptional regulator, whose product MNSDIDKKTLILEKAKDMIITESYSSLSISKLTSELNISKGSFYTYFPSKDKMLSEILDEYIENIIIFKNNLLENSKNIDECLDYYINSILNLTDDELKLELVIANLKRNYEVFNEENFKKLKMIACTMIDFIKEVLHKYIKDICVEEKDIEKCSKMIFSIAEVFLIMENVDFDSDRFTFKTLDEVKKMYRSEDIKEHLEFIKKSIKKIIY is encoded by the coding sequence ATGAACTCTGATATAGATAAAAAAACTTTAATTTTAGAAAAAGCAAAGGATATGATAATTACAGAAAGCTATAGTAGTTTATCAATTAGTAAATTAACATCAGAACTCAATATATCTAAGGGAAGTTTCTATACTTACTTTCCTTCAAAAGATAAGATGTTAAGTGAGATTTTAGATGAATATATTGAAAACATAATAATTTTTAAAAATAATTTATTAGAAAATTCAAAAAATATAGATGAGTGTCTGGACTACTACATAAATTCTATATTAAATTTAACTGATGATGAATTAAAATTGGAATTAGTAATAGCAAATTTAAAAAGAAACTATGAAGTTTTTAATGAGGAAAATTTTAAAAAATTAAAGATGATTGCTTGTACTATGATAGATTTTATAAAAGAAGTTTTACATAAATATATAAAAGATATCTGTGTTGAAGAAAAAGATATAGAAAAATGTTCTAAAATGATATTTAGTATTGCTGAGGTATTTCTTATAATGGAAAATGTTGATTTTGATAGTGATAGATTCACATTCAAAACATTGGATGAAGTAAAAAAAATGTATAGAAGTGAAGACATAAAAGAACATCTTGAATTTATAAAAAAGAGTATAAAAAAAATTATATATTAA
- a CDS encoding YbaB/EbfC family nucleoid-associated protein, with protein sequence MVRKLKGAKTAGGNQADIVKQAQVMQQQMLEVQEQLKSKEVSSSVGGGAVSVKVNGQKELIEVKLSDEVLKDAANDKEMLEDLILTAVKDAMAKAEELAEGEMAKVTGGINIPGLF encoded by the coding sequence ATGGTTAGAAAACTAAAAGGAGCAAAAACAGCAGGAGGAAACCAAGCTGATATTGTTAAACAAGCACAAGTAATGCAACAACAAATGTTAGAAGTTCAAGAACAATTAAAATCAAAAGAAGTTAGTTCATCAGTTGGTGGAGGAGCCGTTTCAGTAAAAGTAAATGGACAAAAAGAACTTATAGAAGTAAAGTTATCTGATGAAGTATTAAAAGATGCTGCAAATGATAAAGAAATGTTAGAAGATTTAATACTTACAGCTGTTAAAGATGCAATGGCTAAGGCTGAAGAATTAGCTGAAGGAGAAATGGCAAAAGTAACAGGTGGAATAAATATTCCTGGTTTATTCTAA
- a CDS encoding IS256 family transposase — MKEKKEVYKVKPLTEGKKNIIASLIEEYDIKTTEDIQEALKDLLGGTIKSMLEAEMDEHIGYEKYQHSDGTNYRNGTKKKNVRSTYGEFQVEVPQDRNSSFEPQIVKKRQKDISEIDQKIINMYARGLTTRQISEQIEEIYGFECSESFISNVTDKVIDKIQDWQNRPLDEVYPIIFIDATHFSVREDNRIKKIAAYVVLGISKDGMKEVLSLEIGENESSKYWLGVLNGLKNRGVKDIMVICADGLTGMKEAIAAAFPQTEYQRCVVHQVRNTLKYVSYKDKKEFSTDLKSIYLAVTETQALENLDKVSEKWKEKYPNSMISWYQNWDVLTPIFKFSLEVRKVIYTTNAIESLNSTYKKLNRQRTVYPSDKALLKVLYLSTMEATKKWSQPLRNWGKVYGEFGIMYEGRF; from the coding sequence ATGAAAGAGAAAAAAGAAGTTTACAAAGTAAAACCATTAACTGAAGGAAAGAAAAATATTATTGCTTCTTTAATTGAAGAATATGATATTAAAACTACTGAGGATATCCAAGAAGCTCTTAAAGACCTTTTAGGTGGAACTATTAAGTCTATGTTAGAAGCTGAGATGGATGAACATATTGGTTATGAGAAGTATCAGCATTCTGATGGTACTAATTATCGTAATGGAACTAAAAAGAAAAATGTTCGTTCTACTTATGGTGAATTTCAAGTTGAAGTTCCTCAAGATAGAAATTCTTCTTTTGAACCACAAATAGTAAAAAAAAGACAAAAGGATATTTCTGAGATTGATCAAAAAATCATAAATATGTATGCGCGTGGTTTGACTACTAGACAAATTTCTGAACAAATTGAAGAAATATATGGTTTTGAATGTTCTGAAAGTTTTATCTCCAATGTTACTGATAAAGTAATAGACAAAATTCAAGATTGGCAAAATAGACCCTTAGATGAAGTATATCCAATTATCTTTATTGATGCCACTCACTTCTCTGTTAGAGAAGACAATAGAATTAAAAAAATAGCTGCTTATGTAGTATTAGGCATCTCAAAAGATGGAATGAAAGAGGTACTTAGTTTAGAAATAGGAGAAAATGAAAGTAGTAAATATTGGTTAGGAGTATTAAATGGTTTAAAAAATAGAGGTGTAAAAGACATAATGGTAATTTGCGCTGATGGGTTAACAGGAATGAAAGAAGCTATTGCTGCAGCTTTTCCACAAACAGAATATCAACGTTGTGTAGTTCATCAAGTTAGAAATACTTTAAAATATGTGTCATACAAAGATAAAAAAGAATTTTCCACAGATTTAAAGAGTATATATTTAGCTGTAACAGAAACACAAGCACTGGAAAATTTAGATAAAGTAAGTGAAAAATGGAAAGAAAAATATCCAAATTCAATGATAAGTTGGTATCAAAATTGGGATGTATTAACACCAATATTTAAATTCTCATTAGAAGTCAGAAAAGTAATATATACAACAAATGCAATAGAAAGTTTGAATAGCACTTACAAGAAATTAAATAGACAAAGAACAGTATATCCTAGTGATAAGGCGCTATTAAAGGTATTGTATTTATCAACAATGGAAGCAACAAAGAAATGGAGTCAACCATTAAGAAATTGGGGTAAAGTATATGGAGAATTTGGCATAATGTATGAGGGAAGATTTTAA
- the sppA gene encoding signal peptide peptidase SppA, protein MKILHYLKRFILFVIKEILSFFIKLFLFLFVVGVIISAIIKSFEEKPTVAIKNKAYVLVNLADSYNERLLKSNLFEDDAINFYTLLQSIEAASYDDRVEGIILKLNGDSLSYAQSEELAHELSMARGANKKIIAYFENVGRKNYYLASYANEIYMPSANSTNVNIYPYFREEFYIKNLADKFGVKFNIIHVGDYKSYMENLANSTMSKEAKEDTIRVLDKNYNNFLDVVSLNRKINRDDLDKIIKDGELVAASSIDLMNNNLIDKYAYWDNVISMVGGKDKIITIQEYAKNYYKEGSMADSNNIIYVIPLEGDIVESQTEVFSGEENINVSETLEKLNIAKENDKVKAVILRINSPGGSALTSDIIAEKVKELAEEKPVYVSMSSVAASGGYYISANAHKIFVDRNTITGSIGVVSILPDFSKLITDNGVNIEKISEGEYSDLYSADNFTEKKYNKIYNSNLKVYEDFLNVVSKGRKIEKEKLKTIAEGRIWTGDEAIKIGLADEIGGLNVTIYAIAEDNDMNEYAIVIAKDKFELGNIYKKYSRYIKMDTKDLIKEKIFKDYLYNKPVTYLPYDVLD, encoded by the coding sequence ATGAAGATTTTACACTATCTAAAAAGATTTATATTATTTGTGATAAAAGAAATTTTATCATTCTTTATAAAACTATTTTTGTTTTTATTTGTAGTTGGAGTTATTATAAGTGCTATTATTAAAAGTTTTGAGGAGAAACCAACAGTAGCTATAAAAAATAAAGCTTATGTTTTAGTAAATCTTGCAGATAGTTATAATGAAAGATTATTAAAATCCAATTTATTTGAAGATGATGCAATAAATTTTTATACTTTATTACAAAGTATAGAAGCAGCTTCTTATGATGATAGAGTTGAAGGGATTATTTTAAAATTAAATGGAGATTCTTTAAGTTATGCCCAAAGTGAAGAATTAGCACATGAACTATCAATGGCAAGAGGAGCTAATAAAAAAATAATTGCTTACTTTGAAAATGTTGGTAGAAAAAATTATTATTTAGCTTCTTATGCAAATGAAATATATATGCCAAGTGCTAATTCAACTAATGTAAATATATATCCATATTTTAGAGAAGAATTTTATATAAAAAATTTAGCAGATAAATTTGGTGTGAAATTTAACATTATTCATGTTGGAGATTATAAAAGTTATATGGAAAATTTAGCTAATAGTACAATGTCAAAAGAGGCAAAAGAAGACACCATTAGAGTTTTAGATAAAAATTATAATAATTTTTTAGATGTAGTTTCATTAAATAGAAAGATAAATAGAGATGATTTAGATAAAATAATAAAGGATGGAGAATTAGTTGCAGCTTCTTCTATTGATTTAATGAATAATAATTTAATTGATAAGTATGCTTATTGGGATAATGTCATTTCAATGGTTGGTGGAAAAGATAAAATTATAACTATTCAAGAGTATGCAAAGAATTATTATAAAGAAGGAAGCATGGCCGATTCTAACAATATCATATATGTAATTCCTTTAGAAGGAGATATTGTTGAATCACAAACAGAAGTTTTTTCTGGTGAAGAAAATATAAATGTAAGTGAAACTTTAGAAAAATTAAATATTGCAAAAGAAAATGATAAAGTGAAAGCTGTTATTTTAAGAATAAATTCTCCTGGTGGTTCAGCTTTAACATCAGATATAATAGCTGAAAAAGTTAAAGAGTTAGCAGAAGAAAAACCTGTATATGTTTCAATGTCAAGTGTTGCAGCTTCTGGAGGATACTATATTTCTGCAAATGCTCATAAAATTTTTGTAGATAGAAATACAATAACAGGTTCTATTGGAGTTGTAAGTATATTACCGGATTTTTCAAAATTGATAACAGATAATGGAGTTAATATAGAAAAAATATCTGAAGGAGAGTATTCTGATTTGTACTCAGCAGATAATTTTACTGAAAAAAAATATAATAAGATATATAATTCAAATTTAAAAGTTTATGAAGATTTCTTAAATGTTGTATCAAAAGGTAGAAAAATAGAAAAAGAAAAATTAAAAACTATTGCAGAAGGTAGAATTTGGACAGGAGATGAAGCCATAAAAATAGGTCTAGCTGATGAAATAGGCGGATTGAATGTAACAATCTATGCAATAGCGGAAGATAATGATATGAATGAATATGCTATTGTAATAGCAAAAGATAAGTTTGAATTAGGAAATATTTATAAGAAATATTCAAGATACATTAAAATGGATACAAAAGATCTGATAAAGGAAAAGATTTTTAAAGATTATTTGTATAATAAGCCAGTGACATATTTACCTTATGATGTTTTAGATTAA
- a CDS encoding tetratricopeptide repeat protein has translation MGIISKKDEKFFENVEYFSEIIDRINDIQTDNNYSDEEMANDLDVALWRAFVYINLWSYKGYAKAEKILKRIESKGRKNPIWCYRYAVSIARLRKYEEALKYFILGTEVDPTYPWNWLELGRLYYKFGELEKVYKCIEKGLELVPNDYEFLTLKDDVKNDRGYFYSINHYVNEEVDKTEDRELDYSDDKEWEKFKRETHYGEKCL, from the coding sequence ATGGGAATTATTAGTAAAAAAGATGAAAAATTTTTTGAAAATGTAGAATACTTTAGTGAAATAATAGATAGAATAAATGATATTCAAACTGATAACAATTATTCTGATGAAGAAATGGCTAATGACTTAGATGTAGCTCTTTGGAGAGCTTTTGTATATATTAATTTATGGAGCTATAAAGGGTATGCAAAGGCAGAAAAGATACTAAAAAGAATAGAAAGTAAAGGAAGAAAAAATCCTATTTGGTGCTATAGATATGCAGTTTCTATTGCAAGACTTAGAAAGTATGAAGAAGCTTTAAAATATTTTATATTGGGAACAGAAGTAGACCCTACATATCCTTGGAACTGGCTAGAACTTGGCAGATTATACTATAAATTTGGAGAACTTGAGAAAGTTTATAAATGTATAGAAAAAGGCTTGGAACTTGTTCCAAATGACTATGAGTTTTTAACTCTAAAGGATGATGTCAAAAATGATAGAGGATATTTTTATTCTATAAATCATTATGTAAATGAAGAAGTTGATAAAACAGAAGATAGAGAATTAGATTATAGTGATGATAAAGAATGGGAAAAATTTAAAAGAGAAACTCATTATGGAGAAAAATGTCTTTAA
- a CDS encoding lysophospholipid acyltransferase family protein has protein sequence MEENKKYRILGTLLYYVLRIISSTLRIEITNKYGIDMQKPHIYGFWHSKLFITPIFFRNVEKKLAMSSPTKDGELISVPLEKMGYILVRGSSDKKSISSTISLLKYLKKGYSIGTPLDGPKGPKEEPKKGLLYLSQKTSVPLVPVGISYSKKWILKKTWDKFEIPKPFSKVKIFLGEPILINDEEDLDKYVEIVKNGINNLNDQIEF, from the coding sequence ATGGAAGAAAATAAAAAATATAGAATTTTAGGAACATTACTTTATTATGTTTTAAGAATAATATCTTCTACTTTAAGAATAGAAATTACAAACAAATATGGAATTGACATGCAGAAACCTCATATATATGGATTTTGGCATAGTAAACTTTTTATAACTCCAATATTTTTTAGAAATGTAGAAAAAAAGCTTGCAATGTCAAGCCCAACAAAAGATGGAGAATTAATTTCTGTTCCTCTTGAAAAAATGGGATATATTTTAGTAAGAGGTTCATCTGATAAAAAATCAATTTCAAGTACAATATCACTTTTAAAATATCTAAAAAAAGGCTATTCAATAGGAACACCATTAGATGGTCCAAAAGGTCCAAAAGAGGAACCTAAAAAAGGACTTCTATATCTATCTCAAAAAACTTCTGTGCCACTCGTTCCAGTTGGCATTTCATATAGTAAAAAGTGGATATTAAAAAAGACTTGGGATAAATTTGAAATACCTAAACCTTTTTCAAAGGTAAAAATATTTTTAGGTGAACCTATATTAATTAATGATGAAGAAGATTTAGATAAATATGTAGAAATAGTAAAAAACGGAATTAACAATTTAAATGATCAGATAGAATTTTAA
- a CDS encoding TolC family protein: MKKILTVFLLMTNIVLARELTLDQAIDLSLNNSKEMRISEKNLDISKLNVSKAFKNALPSVTYTGAYTIGEHERQILTQSEKNYVSKKRGYTQNIKLTQPLFTGGTITAGVKGAKAYENIASYSFLQSKIKNRLDTIKIFSDIINAQRNLEALSYSEGVLLKRYQKQEEQLKLRLITKPDILQTEYSIEDIRAQMINIKNVIDTNMEKLYIRTGISKSEPLNLVPFDIPNNFSEKINLDSDLKQAINESLSAKVAEEQVKVASATRMAAIGDLLPQVSAFASYGTGERTTFERSYKDGEWTGGVQVSWKVFSFGSDLDNYRVAKLQEEQEELRETSTKENIEINVRSAYLNVLSLEKQIDSQGKALEVAKVNFELNQEKYDAGLISTVDYLDFENTYRQARIAYNKVLLDYYYAFETYRSLLI; this comes from the coding sequence ATGAAAAAAATATTAACAGTTTTTCTTTTGATGACAAATATTGTCTTAGCTAGAGAATTAACTTTGGATCAAGCAATAGATTTATCATTAAATAATAGTAAAGAAATGAGAATATCTGAGAAGAATTTAGATATTTCAAAATTAAATGTAAGCAAAGCCTTTAAAAATGCTTTACCTTCTGTAACATATACAGGTGCCTATACAATTGGAGAACATGAAAGACAAATATTAACTCAAAGTGAAAAAAATTATGTTAGTAAAAAAAGAGGCTATACACAAAACATAAAATTAACTCAACCTCTTTTTACTGGTGGAACTATAACAGCAGGTGTAAAAGGTGCAAAAGCCTATGAAAATATAGCAAGTTACTCATTTTTACAAAGTAAAATTAAAAATAGACTTGATACAATAAAAATATTTTCTGACATTATAAATGCTCAAAGAAATTTAGAAGCTTTATCATATTCAGAAGGAGTTTTACTAAAAAGATATCAAAAACAAGAAGAACAATTAAAACTAAGACTTATAACTAAACCTGATATTCTTCAAACAGAATATTCAATAGAAGATATAAGAGCTCAAATGATAAATATAAAAAATGTTATAGATACTAATATGGAAAAATTATATATAAGAACAGGAATTAGTAAATCTGAACCTCTAAATTTAGTTCCTTTTGATATTCCTAATAATTTTTCTGAAAAAATAAACTTAGACAGTGACTTAAAACAAGCTATAAATGAAAGCTTATCAGCTAAGGTTGCTGAAGAACAAGTGAAAGTTGCCTCAGCAACTAGAATGGCAGCTATTGGAGATTTACTACCTCAAGTAAGCGCTTTTGCTTCTTATGGAACAGGTGAAAGAACAACATTTGAAAGAAGTTATAAAGATGGTGAATGGACAGGTGGAGTTCAAGTATCTTGGAAAGTATTTTCTTTTGGAAGCGATTTAGACAATTATAGAGTTGCAAAATTACAGGAAGAACAAGAAGAATTAAGAGAGACTTCTACAAAAGAAAATATTGAAATAAATGTAAGAAGTGCTTACCTTAATGTATTGAGTTTAGAAAAACAAATAGATTCTCAAGGAAAAGCTTTGGAAGTTGCAAAAGTTAATTTCGAACTTAACCAAGAAAAATATGATGCTGGACTTATTTCAACAGTTGATTATTTAGATTTTGAAAATACTTATAGGCAAGCTAGAATAGCATATAATAAAGTTTTACTTGATTATTACTATGCTTTTGAAACATACAGATCATTATTGATATAA